The sequence below is a genomic window from bacterium.
CGTTGAAACGCGGAGAACAGCAGGGCCTGCCGCACCTGGCGGCGCAACACAAACCAACCGGCCGCCGCGAGGGCCAGGAACAACAACAAATAATAGGGACTGCCGAGGTGCATGGGTTAGATATGAGATTTTAAATTCGAGATTTGAGAGGGGGCGCCAGAATCAGCGTCCGTTTCAATATAATTCCTGGCGGTCGAGGTGGCCGTTGTAACAGAAGCAGGATCGGGCCGGACACCGGCGTATTTGACCAGGTCGGCCGCCTGCATAAAGTCACGCAGGCGCTTCACCACCTCCTGCGAAAACCGGGCATCACTTGTCACGACTGACAGAAACTCTTCCGTGGTCTGCTCCGGTGCGCGGATCGCGTGGGCGCGTTCAATGTACGCCCGCACAATCATGGTCAGTTCAAAGTAGAAATCCTTAACCCGGTTATGCCCGACCAGATCCCGCGCCATCAATTCCGCCAGTTCAAACAGGGCCCGCTCCCTCGGCGACATCCGGCGAAGTTGAACGGCCCGGCGGACTTTCCGGAACAGCCGCCAGAGCAGATAGCCGAGGGCGCCCAGCCCCACGACCACCAGGGCGTAGCCCAGAAGCCCTTTGAGTCCTGGATAAATCCATACCGGCCCGCAGGCAGAGGCGATATCCTTGCCGGGCGCTTCCTTCTGAAGCGCTTCAGAGGCCAGCATCACCGGCTTGGTCGGGAACCATTGTTCCAGCCCGGTAGCCGGGTCTTTCCAGGTCACGGCCATGGGCGCAATCCGGTATTCATCGGCAATCTGGGGCGTGAGGCGGATATTACGGGTCCGGACCGTTTTGCCCCCGGCGACGGCGGCCGGGCTATCATAACAACCCGACACCGCAAACCCCTTCACCCGGGAGTCAATGGCCGGCAGCTTGACAACCACATTGGTCGGCGACGTCATACGGATGGTCAGCAGGGTATCGCGGTCAAGCCGCACCACGGGCGGATCAAACGACAGCGATACCTCAACCCGGCCCAGAGCGTTCTCTGAAACCAGCGGCTGGGCCGCAGTCTCCGGCGACGATGCCTGACAGACGCCCGCCAGCAGGCCCATCACGATCCAGTTGATACGCTTAATCCCGGACTTCATATTCATCCCCGTGCCGCCCTGATTTGCCGCTGCCGGAACAACTTGTGAATATCATCAATAAACGGACGCTCCGTAGACAGGTGGAGGGCATCAATCTTGTTTTTCCTGAACAACCGCTTAAGGGCATCGGCCTCCTGCGCCGCTTTTTCAAAGAAGGCCTGGCGCAGCTGGGGCGAGGAGGTATCCAGCAGTTCGACCTCGCCGGTTTCCGGATCTTGAATCTCAACCAGCCCCACATCGGGCAGGACCGATTCGCGCGGATCGGCTATCGACACACAGACCACATCATGGTGCCGTCCGGTAATCCGTAGCTCACGCTCAAATCCGCTGTCCATGAAGTCTGAAATGATAAAGACCACGGTACGGCGTTTCTGGACCTGATTCAGGAACCGCAGCGCCCCGGCCAGATTGGTCCCCCGCCGGGTCTCCTCAGCGGCCAACACCTCCCGCACCAACCGCATGACGGCCGTCCGCCCCTTCCTCGGCGGGAAGGAGGCCTCGATCCGGTCGCTGAACAGAATCAGCCCGACCTTGTCCTGGTTTTTAATGGCGGACAAGGCAAACAGGCAGGTGACTTCCGCCGCCAGTTCCGCCTTGGCACGCTGGCCGGAACCGAACGACTGGGAGCCCGAGACATCGACCAGGAACATGACCGTCAACTCGCGCTCTTCGCAGTAGCGCTTGATGAAGGGCATCCCCATCCGGGCCGTGACATTCCAGTCAATCGACCGGATGTCATCCCCGGGCACATACTCACGGACCTCGTCAAACTCAATCCCCTGCCCCTTGAACACCGAATGGTATTCACCGGAGAGATGCTCATCGACCAGACGACTGGTCACCAGGCGGATCTTCCCCACCTGCTTCATCAATTCTTTGACGTTGATAGCCATAGGTTGATCTCAAATATTAAATCTGAGATTTCAAATCGGTATTACGGCACCGGGATTTCATTCAGGATTTTCGCGATGATATCCTCGCTCTTCAGATTCTCAGCCTCGGCTTCATAGGTCAGGATCAACCGGTGGCGCAGGACATCATAGGCGATCTCCTTGACATCCTGGGGCGTGGCATAACCGCGGCCATGCAGCAGGGCATTCGCCCGGGCGGCAATATTCAGGAACAAACTGGCGCGGGGAGAACCGCCATACTGGATGAGGTGCCCGATATCGAGCTTGTAATCCGCCGGCTTGCGGGTGGCAAACACGATGTCCAGGATATAGTCGGCCACCTTCTCGTCACAATAGACCTGATCGAGAATACTGCGGATCTCCAGAATCTGCTTTCCGGACATCATGGGATTGATCTTGATGTCCGACTTACGGGTGAAGCGGTTCATAATGCGGCGCTCATCATCCTTGGAAGGGTAATCCACGCGGCACTTCAGCATGAACCGGTCAATCTGGGCTTCCGGCAGCGGGTAGGTGCCTTCCTGCTCCAGGGGGTTCTGGGTGGCCATCACCATGAAGGGTTCAGGCAGGGGATAGGTTTTATCACCAATGGTCACCTGATGTTCCTGCATGGCCTCCAACAGCGCGGACTGGACCTTGGCCGGCGCCCGATTGATTTCGTCGGCCAGCAGCAGGTTCGTGAAAATCGGCCCCAGTCGCGGAGAAAAGGTCCCCTCCCGCGGATTGAACACCATGGTCCCGATCACATCGGCAGGGAGCAGGTCCGGGGTAAAGCTGATGCGCTGGAACTTCAAGCCGAGGGCCTGGGCCATCGTTTTGATGGCCGTGGTCTTCGCCAGGCCCGGCACCCCCTCAATCAGGAGATGCCCATTGGAAATCAGGGCGATGAGCATCCGGTCCAGCAGACGCTCCTGTCCGACCAGGACTTTATTCACTTCCTGTCGCACCGAGTCGACGATGTCTTTTTGCTCATTAATGATGCTGGCAGTAGCGGCAATATCAGTACTCATAAGTGTCTCTCCATTTCAACCGGCTTTTCCGTTCAACGGCTTCCCTCTCAATTTCACTCATCCCGGCTCCGGGCTGAGTTGTAACACAATTACTCCTTGTTTCCACGTCTCAATACACCTGAACCGGCCTCGGCACCAGATCAGGCGAGGCCTCCTTGGGAATCATAATCACCAGCAGATCATTGGTAAAGGCGGCCTTTATTTTCGACGCCTCCAAAGTGGCCCCCGGCAACCTGAGATGCCGCTCAAACCGCTGACTCGCCCGGCGGATCTGGCGGGTGCCACGAGGTGAACTCTCCGCCGTCTGCTGATACTCCTGTTGCGCCACAATGCTCAGCACGGCCCCGTTCAAGGTGATCCGAATCCCCGCTTTGTCCACCCCCGGCAGACGGATCGCGACCTCATAGGCTGTATCATGATCCTGAATATTGAAGTCAGGCGTCACCTGGAGCCGGGCCCACCCCTCGTCGAAAGCGGCATTCCGTCGCTCCGCTTCATCCAGCGCACGGGCGAACATGGCGCCAATCTCATCCGCCTGACTCCAAACTGAAGGAGCCACCGGGGGGGCGGGAGGTGAGGCCGGCCGTCCCAGATGACGCTGAAGCAGGAGCCCAAGCTGGAGAAGGATGATGACGCAAAATAAAACAACCACCTCTGCCAGCAGGCGCGTTGTCCTGGATTTTGCCATCAGTTCCGTCATTTTCTCCTCCTGTTCATCCTGTACGGTTAAGTATTAGCAGGGGCTGTGCCAATTACGAGCGGTTTTGACAGAGCAAAACCCTCCATTTGAGAGAATTCGCCTTTTATGGAGGGTTTTGCTCTGTCAAAACCGATTCCCGCCCACAGCGCCGACAGAGCGTAGCCTTCCCCGATTCTTTTTTTCGGACAAAATGTCCGATGCGGGCGACAAAATGCCGGATTTTCCCCATTCCACCACCTGATCACTCGTCACTCCCGCCCCCTTTCCACCACTGGTATTTTCCTTGCCTCTGAGGGCGGCTGGACGTACAAATATAACCCAATGCAATGGGGGCCTTCATCATGACAGTTATACGACGCTGGAGTTTGATCTCTCTGGCTTTTCTCACACTGACGCCAACCCTCTTCACGGCCCACGCCCAGATGGCTCGATTTGACACCTATGGACTGGCCAATGTTCCCGAAAATGCCAATGTGGAAATCGGCCCTTTCTCTTCCGATCTTTCATTCTTCCAATCAGCCGGAGTCCGCTACATACGCAGTTCCGGCGCCGGCATGGAATACTTGTATACCGGGGGGGGCGGCGCCGATGCCACCATCGTCCAGCCAGCGGGCACCTACCATCAACCCTCCAGCTACGGGCGCGTGAAGGCCGATGGTCTCGACTTCCCGATCATCTCCCAGTTAACCGCTAGGAATTATTTCCTGATCAGTAAATATTTTGCCGTCGATATTTCCTTCGCCCTGACGTACCGCTATTTCCCCAATGCCACGGAGGACAACGCCTTCGATGTCGAGATCATCGACCCCGGCTTTTACGCCTCGATGGGCTCTTTTACTTTCGGCGCTTCAAAAGACGCCTGGATGGGCTCTTTCAACGGACGCAACGCCGAAGCCTATACTGGCAAAGAGAGTTCCGGCTTTTCGGCGAACCTCTCGGCCGACTTTGAACTCACCCCCTTTATCAGAGGGCGCATTTATGACCGCCCCTCCTATCGGGTCGATTATGTGGATTCCCGCGGCTACACGGACAACCTGAGCGGCCAGCGTTACCCGGTGTTCGAAAACATCGCGGGAGTGGATATGGACTGGCAGATGGCGCCGGACAAGAGCCTTGGCTATACCTTCAACCGGACCGACACCGTGCCGCAGGACAACAACTACAACATCGATCGCAGCGTGATCTATCATCAGATGCTGGACTATCGCCAGCGTTTCACGCCCCTCACGACGGGGGGCGTCCGGGCCGATTATTACTGGCGGGATTATCTCGACCAGCGCGGCTCACAGTTCCAGCAGGATTATCTCGGATACATGAATTCCGACCTCACTGAGGACACCTCGATCAACCTCGCCCTAGGGTACAGTTTGGGTAGTTTATCCGGAGCCACCGGCGGCGCCTACGAGACCAACGGGACATCGGACGTGATCATTGGCGGAGCGGGCGTGCAAACCCGATTGACTGAAACGATCAGCCACGGGATTTCCTATCAGCGCTATCAGCGCGCCGGATTCATGGCGGGCTTTGAAGTTACAGATGCCATCCGTTATCATATTAAATACGCCGATCCTGAAACATGGGCGATCGGGTTCGCCTCGTCATACGAATCCGTCACCCCCGCCTTGGCCAATGCCACCGCCTACACCGATTGGGAGAATCAGATTTCGGCGTCGCGCCCCCTCACCCGCCGCCTGGTCTTGACGATGGCCACGGCCTACATCATGCGGATGAATGACACCCCCAGCTCAGGGCAAATCGGTGACGGCGATCTCTTCATGAGTAATGATTACGACACCTGGGCCACCACCGTAGGCCTGATCCAGACCCTGACGGATAGACTCAAACTCTACACCTATGCCGAACATCTGGAACGGCTCAGCAGCAATCCGTTGCTGGCTGGTACGCGGGATACCATCGGCATGACGCTGGGGTATTACTATGATTTCTAAGCGTCAAAAGAATCAAATGCTCCTTTCGCACCGGGCCGTCCTTTTTGCGGTGTTTATTCTCGTCACCGCATGGGTCTGGGCGAACCTGCCGCGTCTGGCTGCCGGTCAAAATGGCGTCCTGTCCTTTTTTCTTGGAACCCTCTTTGCGCTTATCCTGATCTTCCGGACCAAGCTTCCTGACGAACACTTTAAATTACCGGACTGGAGCCTCGGCATGATCGGCGCGGGAGGGGCGCTGCTTGCCATTCTGGGGATGATTATCCCCGTTCACCAATCTGAATGGCTGGGAATCCTGCTGATCGTGTATGCCGCCCTGGCCTGGTCCTTACCCCGGCGCTACGGGAAGGACCTGATCCTCGCCTTACTCCTGATCTACTGGATTCACCCCCTGCCAGGCCAGATCTTCGGGCCGTTCCAACTGGCCATGCAGTCCCTGTCGGTCAAACTCAGTGAGGGCCTGCTACAGGCGCTGAATGTCCGCGTGTGGGGGGATGACCTCGTCCTGCGCGTGGGAACACGGGTGTTCGGCGTCCCGGAAGCCTGCAGCGGAATGAAGACGGCCATCACGGTGCTCTTTTGCGGAATGGGCGTGGGCCTGATCATGCGGTTGGGCAAATGGGCCATGGCCGGTCTGCTGGGACTGGGGCTGATTCAAGTCCTGATTCTCAATGTCATCCGCATTTCAGGCATGGTCTGGTTCGGCAAAGACAAGCCCCCGGGTTGGAATGATCAGGCCCTGCATGACACCATGGGTATTTTCCTCCTGCTCGCCGTGGGCCTCATTCATCTGGACGCCGTACTGCTCCGTCAATGGCTGGCGTTCCGGCAACGGCAAAAGGCCCTCGCCGCCTCGAACGACGAAATCGGGGAGGATGACGAGAAAATCCGGCGCTGGCCGGTCTTCTGGCGATTCACTTTCAGATGGTGGAAACAAGGCACGGCCATTCTGGTCGTTCTGGCGATTGCCGCTTTTTTCCGTCTCCACCTGGGGCCCTATCACCGCGCCCAGATGATCCGGGGCGTCGCCCAGGGAATTTCCACCTCCGATCCCGAGACCGCCCAGCGCGCGATTCAGGCCGCGTTGCTTCTGGTCCCGGGCGATGATGACCTCCTGCGGGATCTGGCCAGGATCAAAATCGGCAGGGGGAAACAGGAGGAAGCCTTGCGCATTATCCAGCGGAAACCGGCCAAAGACCGCTCCCTTGAGGATCGGGTCCTTGAAGCCCGCGCCCTGCTGGAACTGAAACGTATCACGGAGGCCGGCGAGACCATCGCCCTGTTCCCGGCCGAATCACGCCGCTTACCCGGCGTGGCCCTGGTGCTGGCGGAATTCTACGCCATGCTGAACAAGCCGACCGAAGTGGCGACCTATGTCGTTCTGGCGGCCAGGGGTGTCGGCACACAGGAACGCATCCGCGGCCTATTTCCCTATATGGCGGCACGCGACCTCTGGGAATCGATCCGTCTCTCGGACTCAGACCTTCCCTATGCCACCACCCTTCAAGGGCTGATTGCCGTGGAATCACGGCTCCGGGTGGGCGACACCACCAGCGCCGCCAATGTCCTGCGGCGCGCCATGAAGAACCGCGCGCTTGAGCCCGCGTTTTTGAACCCGGCCATACGGATCATGCGTGACCGTCCTGATATCGAGTGGCAGCGCTTGTTTGAAACCCTGTTCATGACCAACCTGAAAACGTTAAAAGCCCCCGACCTCACGCTGGCGATGGACGGCGCCTTCTCGATCGGTCGACCGGATATCGGTTGGCTGGCATTTACCCGCCTGACCGCCATCGCCCCCGGGGACCCCATGTTGCTGATTGCCCCTGCCGAATATGGCCGGAAGTGGTTCCAGTTCCGTCACGAAGTCCTGGGGGCGGGCGGATACGGGGATGCCCTGATCGACGCCAAACCCTTCTTCCAACTCGCGGCCGGCCTGCCCCCCTGGAAGGAATTATGGAAACGGATTCCCCTGGCCGGCGAGCTGGGTGGCCTCATTTCGAGGGAAGGCTATGAGCGCCAACTGAAACTCTGCCTGGACGCCCTGAAGAAAATTGAAACCCAGAAGGCGCTGGATATGCGCCTTAAACTCCTCTGGGGTCGTGTCCTGGGGGAATTGGGACGCTGGGATGAAGCCCATGAAAAACTGACCGCTTTCGAGCGCGAGTCCACTCACCAGCACCCCCTCTACCTGGTTGCGCATGCGGAACTCTACAAGGCGCAGGGGGACTGGGAGATGGGGTACGAAACCCTCTCCGAATATGTGCGCACCGAGCCGCACCCGCCATTGACCGTCTGGCTTGATCTGGCCCAGGCCGCAATGTCATTGGATCTCGGTTCCTATGCCATGGAATGCATGGAGGAGGCACGCCGGGATTACCCGGAGTCGGAAGAATGGTCGCTGGCCATCGCCGGCATGTGGAGTTTCTTCGGCTTCAGCGAGGATGCCCTCTTTGTGGTCAATAACATGAAACATGCCCCGCACCCCGCCCTGCGCGCCAAATTGCTCCTGGCCACCGGCCGCGTGGTGGAAGGCCAGAAACTGGTGCTGGTCGAGAATCTTAACGATGTGATCATCCCTAAACGTCAAACCGAACTTCTTCCGCCTGCGGAATGGGCGTTGGAATGGCGCGGGGGACAACTCACGGACGAGGATTATGCGCTTGAGCGGAAAGCATTAAAACCCAGGCAATCCCCATTCCTGAAAGCCCTGCAAGGGAACAAGGCCTCCTGGTATTCGGCCAGAGGCCAGGGCGGCACCTCGGAGCTGTCGAAGTGGACGGGCATCGGCCGTGACTCACGGGAAAAGGCCCTGGCACTGGGAGAACTCACCCTCCTGTTGCTACGACAGGACCGTACTAATGAGGCGGGGATCGCCATCACCCGGGCGCTTGAACTACAACCCGCCTCGGGGCTGCTCAACCGTCTCAATGTGCTGCTTAAAAAGGATGCACGCACCGCCGGTCAGGCGCTGGCCGCCCAACCCCTGGATGGTGAATTATGGCTGGCGTATCTGGTAACCAACATCCGCGCGGGCGCCACCCCGGCCTGGACTGACCGCGAAATCATCAAGGCCGTTGACAACCGCCTCTATGCGCCCGGTACGCTGGTCCGGGCCGGCGACTTCCTGTTGCGGAACGGCCAGACCAATGCGGCTGCCATCCTGGCCCGAGCCGCCATCAAGGACGGACAGGGCTTGCTTCCGGCTGACGTACTGGGGGTCACCACTGCCATCAAGCTTAAAGACAATGCCTGGGCTCTGGCCTGCGCCCGGGCCGGTACGGAACACGCCCTTGAGCCCTGGCCATTCTATAAGATTATTATCGGCCTGAAAACGCGCTCAGGAAACGCTGATCCGGACACCATCCGGGCCCTGGAAGGACTGGCCTCCCATTATCCCGAGGACAGCATCTGGGCGGAGCGGCTGGGCGAAGTGTATTTCCAGAAGGGTCAAACCGACCGGGCACTAGGCGTTCTGGAAGATGCCCTGGCACGGGAGGCCGGACAGAAACAGGCGGTGCCGCGTACCTACCTGCTGGCGGCCGAGTCTGCACGACGCGAAGGCAATATTCCGCGTGCCATCAAGATCCTCAAGTCCGCCTATGTCCGCTATCCCGCCGACTTGAACGTCCTGAATAATCTCATCTTCACCCTGGCGCAGGACCCGCTGTATGTCTCCGAGGCCCTG
It includes:
- a CDS encoding MoxR family ATPase produces the protein MSTDIAATASIINEQKDIVDSVRQEVNKVLVGQERLLDRMLIALISNGHLLIEGVPGLAKTTAIKTMAQALGLKFQRISFTPDLLPADVIGTMVFNPREGTFSPRLGPIFTNLLLADEINRAPAKVQSALLEAMQEHQVTIGDKTYPLPEPFMVMATQNPLEQEGTYPLPEAQIDRFMLKCRVDYPSKDDERRIMNRFTRKSDIKINPMMSGKQILEIRSILDQVYCDEKVADYILDIVFATRKPADYKLDIGHLIQYGGSPRASLFLNIAARANALLHGRGYATPQDVKEIAYDVLRHRLILTYEAEAENLKSEDIIAKILNEIPVP
- a CDS encoding Hsp20/alpha crystallin family protein, with translation MTELMAKSRTTRLLAEVVVLFCVIILLQLGLLLQRHLGRPASPPAPPVAPSVWSQADEIGAMFARALDEAERRNAAFDEGWARLQVTPDFNIQDHDTAYEVAIRLPGVDKAGIRITLNGAVLSIVAQQEYQQTAESSPRGTRQIRRASQRFERHLRLPGATLEASKIKAAFTNDLLVIMIPKEASPDLVPRPVQVY
- a CDS encoding DUF58 domain-containing protein, coding for MAINVKELMKQVGKIRLVTSRLVDEHLSGEYHSVFKGQGIEFDEVREYVPGDDIRSIDWNVTARMGMPFIKRYCEERELTVMFLVDVSGSQSFGSGQRAKAELAAEVTCLFALSAIKNQDKVGLILFSDRIEASFPPRKGRTAVMRLVREVLAAEETRRGTNLAGALRFLNQVQKRRTVVFIISDFMDSGFERELRITGRHHDVVCVSIADPRESVLPDVGLVEIQDPETGEVELLDTSSPQLRQAFFEKAAQEADALKRLFRKNKIDALHLSTERPFIDDIHKLFRQRQIRAARG
- a CDS encoding archaeosortase/exosortase family protein — encoded protein: MISKRQKNQMLLSHRAVLFAVFILVTAWVWANLPRLAAGQNGVLSFFLGTLFALILIFRTKLPDEHFKLPDWSLGMIGAGGALLAILGMIIPVHQSEWLGILLIVYAALAWSLPRRYGKDLILALLLIYWIHPLPGQIFGPFQLAMQSLSVKLSEGLLQALNVRVWGDDLVLRVGTRVFGVPEACSGMKTAITVLFCGMGVGLIMRLGKWAMAGLLGLGLIQVLILNVIRISGMVWFGKDKPPGWNDQALHDTMGIFLLLAVGLIHLDAVLLRQWLAFRQRQKALAASNDEIGEDDEKIRRWPVFWRFTFRWWKQGTAILVVLAIAAFFRLHLGPYHRAQMIRGVAQGISTSDPETAQRAIQAALLLVPGDDDLLRDLARIKIGRGKQEEALRIIQRKPAKDRSLEDRVLEARALLELKRITEAGETIALFPAESRRLPGVALVLAEFYAMLNKPTEVATYVVLAARGVGTQERIRGLFPYMAARDLWESIRLSDSDLPYATTLQGLIAVESRLRVGDTTSAANVLRRAMKNRALEPAFLNPAIRIMRDRPDIEWQRLFETLFMTNLKTLKAPDLTLAMDGAFSIGRPDIGWLAFTRLTAIAPGDPMLLIAPAEYGRKWFQFRHEVLGAGGYGDALIDAKPFFQLAAGLPPWKELWKRIPLAGELGGLISREGYERQLKLCLDALKKIETQKALDMRLKLLWGRVLGELGRWDEAHEKLTAFERESTHQHPLYLVAHAELYKAQGDWEMGYETLSEYVRTEPHPPLTVWLDLAQAAMSLDLGSYAMECMEEARRDYPESEEWSLAIAGMWSFFGFSEDALFVVNNMKHAPHPALRAKLLLATGRVVEGQKLVLVENLNDVIIPKRQTELLPPAEWALEWRGGQLTDEDYALERKALKPRQSPFLKALQGNKASWYSARGQGGTSELSKWTGIGRDSREKALALGELTLLLLRQDRTNEAGIAITRALELQPASGLLNRLNVLLKKDARTAGQALAAQPLDGELWLAYLVTNIRAGATPAWTDREIIKAVDNRLYAPGTLVRAGDFLLRNGQTNAAAILARAAIKDGQGLLPADVLGVTTAIKLKDNAWALACARAGTEHALEPWPFYKIIIGLKTRSGNADPDTIRALEGLASHYPEDSIWAERLGEVYFQKGQTDRALGVLEDALAREAGQKQAVPRTYLLAAESARREGNIPRAIKILKSAYVRYPADLNVLNNLIFTLAQDPLYVSEALTLLPTLLATQKNDFAIHDTAALVYMRSGNLIEAEKHMQKALTLVKKGNYAWLEVYLNAAEAQLRMGKLRDARESLTLILKSPERSSVIDARARELQDELSRKEREQTKWF